A genomic region of Pseudopipra pipra isolate bDixPip1 chromosome W, bDixPip1.hap1, whole genome shotgun sequence contains the following coding sequences:
- the LOC135404650 gene encoding olfactory receptor 14J1-like gives MSNSSSMPQFLLLALADRRELQLLHFWLFLAISLAALLANGLILSAVACDHHLHTPMGFFLLNLSLTDLGCICTTVPKAMDNSLHNTTTISYTGCAAQLFFFLFFISAEYYLLIIMCYDRYVAICKPLHYGTLLGSRACAHMAAAAWATGFLNSLLLTANTFSLPLCQGNALGQFFCELPAILKLSCSHSYIRELGLLLISICLAFGCFIFIVFSYVQIFRAVLKIPSQQGRHKAFSTCLPHLAVVSLFISTAAFAYLKPPFISSPSLDLALSVLYSVVPPALNPLIYSLRNQELKDALRKMMTGCFSGAKKCLFSG, from the coding sequence atgtccaacagcagctccatgccccagttcctcctcctggcattggcagacaggcgggagctgcagctcctgcacttctggctcttcctggccatctccctggctgccctcctggccaacggcctcatcctcagcgccgtagcctgcgaccaccacctgcacacccccatgggcttcttcctgctcaacctctccctcacagacctgggctgcatctgcaccactgtccccaaagccatggacaactccctccataacaccacaaccatctcctacacaggatgtgctgcacagctctttttctttctgtttttcatctcagcagagtattATCTTCTCatcatcatgtgctacgaccgctacgttgccatctgcaaacccctgcactacgggaccctcctgggcagcagagcttgtgcccacatggcagcagctgcctgggccactgggtttctcaattctctgctgctcacagccaatacattttccctgcccctgtgccagggcaatgccctgggccagttcttctgtgaactccctgccatcctcaagctctcctgctcacattCCTACATCAGGGAACTCGGGCTTCTCTTGATTTCCATCTGTTTAgcatttggttgtttcattttcattgttttctcctatgtgcagatcttcagggctgtgctgaagatcccctctcagcagggacggcacaaagccttttccacgtgcctccctcacctggctgtagtctccctgtttatcagcactgcagcatttgcctacctgaagccccccttcatctcctccccatccctggatctggcactatcagttctgtactcggtggtgcctccagcactgaaccccctcatctacagcctcaggaaccaggagctcaaggatgccctgagaaaaatgatgactggatgcttttcaggagcaaaaaagtgcctgttttctg
- the LOC135404651 gene encoding maestro heat-like repeat-containing protein family member 7, with the protein MSEEVETFWRRCREQRSLPPNPNRFTVQTVKALLRQLLDEDVLMAIGRKCGWDMLLKADSHHYAVGLLARELCRVSLPFGHRIAVSLLPRLSRGDPLSCTA; encoded by the exons atgtcagaggaggtcgagaccttctggaggcgatgccgggagcagcgcagccttccccccaaccccaacag gtttacAGTGCAGACCGTTAAAGCCCTGCTgcgccagctgctggatgaggacgtGTTGATGGCGATCGGTcgcaagtgtggctgggacatgctcctcaaggctgacagccaccactatgcagtgggtctgctggccag ggagctgtgccgtgTCTCCCTCCCCTTCGGTCACCGCATCGCCGTCAGCCTGCTCCCGCGGCTCAGCAGGGGAGACCCcct gtcctgcactgcctga